One genomic region from Campylobacter concisus encodes:
- the tsaD gene encoding tRNA (adenosine(37)-N6)-threonylcarbamoyltransferase complex transferase subunit TsaD, producing MILGIESSCDDSSVALIDERTLEKIYYKKISQEEEHAIFGGVVPELAARLHTKALPALLEGILPNFKDIKAIAVTNEPGLSVSLIGGVSMAKALSVALNIPLIAVNHLVGHIYSLFLDREATFPLGVLLVSGGHTMILEIDENGEILELASTGDDSFGESFDKVAKMLDLGYPGGVVVQQNALLCRDKERFHFTIPLLHDKRLEYSFSGLKNQVRVEISKLENITQKDIADICYAFENTACEHILNKLEKVFCLRNFKRFGVVGGASANLNLRKRLETLCQKNECKLLLAPLEFCSDNALMIARAGREKYLKGEFVNHSELNINPRVSFKKLELN from the coding sequence ATGATACTTGGCATCGAAAGTAGCTGCGATGATAGTTCGGTCGCACTCATAGATGAACGCACTTTAGAGAAGATTTATTATAAAAAAATTTCTCAAGAAGAGGAGCACGCTATCTTTGGTGGCGTTGTTCCTGAGCTTGCAGCAAGACTTCATACAAAGGCACTGCCAGCACTTTTAGAGGGTATCTTGCCAAATTTTAAAGATATAAAAGCGATCGCTGTGACAAATGAGCCAGGTCTTAGTGTGAGTCTAATAGGCGGTGTCAGCATGGCAAAAGCGCTAAGCGTGGCTCTAAATATCCCGCTAATTGCTGTAAATCATTTAGTTGGCCACATCTACTCACTATTTTTAGATCGTGAAGCCACCTTTCCACTTGGTGTCCTGTTAGTTAGTGGCGGGCATACGATGATCTTAGAGATTGACGAAAATGGTGAAATTTTGGAGCTTGCAAGCACTGGCGATGATAGCTTTGGCGAGAGCTTTGACAAGGTTGCTAAAATGCTTGATCTTGGTTATCCAGGCGGTGTCGTGGTGCAGCAAAATGCCCTACTTTGCAGAGACAAAGAGAGGTTTCATTTTACCATTCCACTTCTTCATGATAAACGCCTTGAATATAGTTTCTCAGGGCTTAAAAACCAAGTCAGAGTCGAAATTTCAAAGCTAGAAAATATCACACAAAAGGATATCGCTGACATCTGCTATGCCTTTGAAAATACTGCTTGTGAGCACATTTTAAACAAGCTTGAAAAGGTCTTTTGTTTAAGAAATTTTAAGCGTTTTGGCGTAGTTGGCGGTGCAAGTGCAAATCTAAATTTACGAAAAAGGCTTGAAACGCTTTGCCAAAAAAATGAGTGCAAGCTTTTACTAGCTCCACTTGAGTTTTGCTCTGATAACGCCTTGATGATAGCAAGAGCAGGGCGTGAGAAGTACCTAAAAGGCGAGTTTGTAAACCATAGCGAGCTAAATATAAACCCAAGAGTTAGCTTTAAAAAGCTTGAGTTAAATTAA
- a CDS encoding uracil-xanthine permease family protein — MQKYEGYKFDPKQSLIGVQFLFVAFGALVLVPILTGLDANVALFTAGLGTLLFQLITRKNVPPIFLASSFAFIAPLQYGIEKWGIAVTMGGVIFAGFFYVVLSLVVRFGGEKILHKILPPVVVGPVIMTIGLILAPNAVKMATSATEIYTQNEAMIVAGISLVATILVMMLGRGMFRLIPILLGIIVGYIVAYCFGMVDFTPIFNAPWFRMPNFTTPKFEFEAIIYMIPIAIAPAIEHIGDMLAISNVTKEDFLKNPGLKNTLLGDGLATSLAAFFGGPPNTTYSEVTGAVSLTKAYNPAIMTFAAITAIVLAFVGKLGAVLSTIPAPVIGGIMLLLFGIIASVGMETLIKNKVDLADPRNMIIVALIFIFAIGGMVLDLGAVKFSGIGLSAVTGIVLNLLLPKTKHYEGY, encoded by the coding sequence ATGCAAAAGTATGAGGGTTATAAATTTGATCCCAAGCAAAGCTTAATCGGCGTTCAGTTTTTATTTGTCGCCTTTGGTGCACTGGTATTAGTGCCGATACTTACTGGACTAGATGCAAATGTAGCTCTCTTTACAGCCGGTCTTGGCACGCTACTTTTTCAGCTAATCACTAGAAAAAATGTTCCGCCTATTTTTTTAGCAAGCTCCTTTGCTTTTATCGCGCCACTTCAGTACGGTATCGAAAAATGGGGCATAGCCGTGACGATGGGGGGCGTTATATTTGCTGGATTTTTCTACGTTGTTTTAAGCCTCGTGGTCCGATTTGGCGGAGAGAAAATTTTGCATAAAATTTTGCCTCCAGTTGTCGTTGGGCCGGTCATCATGACAATAGGCCTAATCCTTGCTCCAAATGCCGTCAAAATGGCAACATCAGCTACTGAAATTTATACCCAAAATGAGGCGATGATCGTCGCTGGCATTTCGCTAGTGGCTACCATTTTAGTGATGATGCTTGGACGTGGCATGTTTAGGCTTATACCTATTTTGCTTGGTATTATCGTCGGATACATCGTAGCTTACTGCTTTGGCATGGTTGATTTTACCCCTATCTTTAATGCACCTTGGTTTAGAATGCCAAATTTCACTACACCAAAATTTGAGTTTGAAGCGATAATTTATATGATACCTATCGCTATCGCTCCAGCGATCGAGCATATAGGCGATATGCTTGCTATCTCAAATGTTACAAAAGAAGATTTTCTAAAAAATCCAGGCCTTAAAAATACGCTCCTTGGAGATGGACTTGCTACTTCGCTTGCTGCTTTTTTTGGTGGCCCGCCAAACACTACATACTCAGAGGTCACAGGCGCAGTTAGCCTTACAAAAGCTTATAATCCAGCGATCATGACCTTTGCGGCGATCACTGCCATTGTGCTAGCCTTTGTTGGCAAGCTAGGAGCTGTGCTCTCAACTATCCCAGCCCCAGTCATCGGCGGTATCATGCTGCTACTTTTTGGCATCATCGCAAGCGTTGGCATGGAGACGCTTATAAAAAATAAAGTCGATCTTGCAGACCCTAGAAACATGATAATCGTAGCCCTCATCTTCATCTTTGCCATCGGCGGCATGGTGCTTGACCTTGGAGCGGTTAAATTTTCAGGTATAGGGCTTAGTGCGGTTACTGGTATAGTTTTAAATTTGCTTTTACCAAAGACAAAGCATTATGAAGGATATTAA
- a CDS encoding dynamin family protein: MFNEFINAYKARYFKVFTNDFKGELARLVNDLNDPSLHISEQIKESLNLLIDTLNEPPLIAVIGQFSSGKSTFLNALLSQDILPSGLTPVTAKAVRLKFAKMPLLSVKFINGSESLLASSDLTELNKLGEQVSSMTLYAPSEILKEINFIDTPGLNSLRDADTKETKNTLKKVSGAIWLSLANNAAKASELESIKEILKANDLKAICLINQKDKLSEEELESLLKHARQTYGELFEDIIAISSKQALLGITNNDKNLLEASNFNEALKAIKECFLDKSFKENFIKARAKKIVKLLTNEQEKHLEIYDNARLILDEFSGSLDEKLVAIKEEFKPKIALSYSQMSEVIKLAADEVFKLLKPFSKTKFNASKTLLNKEIYKRENFEVISLDSDEVFSKLIYEDVVFNKFFKRYKKDLKELENAITSAFNELYKNLEDKFLIYKSRYENYASFDDQVLAYETKSINTYAGRTYENFLREYETAKFKAIQKVSLFFEKLDIKLASNYENALKLAVYFIKQKIEKTLESHLQMNTPLYIPSVKDVYERMLDAFSLYEFEALMCSNSSFLNKILLDIKSDFNEIYTLKIAMLDGLKARVKEQISKIEELCENSLLLR; the protein is encoded by the coding sequence ATGTTTAATGAGTTTATAAATGCCTACAAAGCGAGATATTTTAAGGTCTTTACAAATGATTTTAAGGGCGAGCTAGCTAGGCTCGTAAATGATCTAAACGATCCTAGCTTGCATATAAGCGAGCAAATAAAAGAGAGCTTAAATTTACTAATAGACACTCTAAATGAGCCACCACTAATAGCTGTTATCGGTCAATTTTCAAGTGGGAAATCAACGTTTTTAAACGCACTTCTTAGTCAAGATATCTTGCCATCAGGACTAACTCCAGTCACCGCAAAGGCTGTGAGGCTAAAATTTGCAAAGATGCCACTTCTAAGCGTGAAATTTATAAATGGTAGCGAAAGCCTGCTAGCAAGTAGCGATCTAACTGAGCTAAATAAGCTAGGCGAGCAAGTTTCTAGCATGACGCTTTATGCGCCAAGTGAAATTTTAAAAGAGATAAATTTCATCGACACTCCTGGCCTAAACTCGCTAAGAGATGCTGACACAAAAGAGACAAAAAATACGCTAAAAAAGGTTAGCGGCGCAATATGGCTAAGCCTTGCAAACAACGCCGCAAAGGCAAGCGAGCTTGAAAGTATCAAAGAAATTTTAAAAGCAAATGATCTAAAAGCGATCTGCCTAATCAACCAAAAAGACAAGCTAAGCGAGGAGGAGCTTGAAAGTTTGCTAAAGCACGCTAGGCAAACTTATGGTGAGCTTTTTGAGGATATCATCGCTATCTCGTCAAAGCAAGCTCTTCTTGGCATTACAAATAATGACAAAAACCTACTTGAAGCTTCAAATTTTAACGAAGCTCTAAAGGCTATTAAAGAGTGCTTTTTAGACAAGAGCTTTAAAGAAAATTTCATAAAAGCAAGAGCAAAAAAGATCGTAAAACTCCTAACCAACGAGCAAGAAAAACATCTAGAAATTTATGATAATGCGCGGTTGATTTTAGATGAATTTAGTGGCTCGCTAGATGAGAAGCTGGTGGCGATAAAAGAGGAGTTTAAGCCAAAGATCGCTTTAAGTTATAGTCAAATGAGTGAAGTCATAAAACTTGCTGCCGATGAGGTATTTAAGCTACTTAAGCCTTTTTCAAAGACAAAATTTAACGCTTCAAAGACGCTTTTAAACAAAGAAATTTATAAGCGTGAAAATTTTGAGGTAATAAGTCTTGATAGCGACGAAGTCTTTTCAAAACTTATCTACGAAGATGTAGTTTTTAATAAATTTTTTAAACGCTACAAAAAAGATTTAAAAGAGCTAGAAAATGCAATAACCTCAGCGTTTAATGAGCTTTATAAAAATTTAGAGGATAAATTTTTAATATACAAATCTCGCTATGAAAATTACGCTAGCTTTGATGATCAAGTCTTGGCTTACGAAACAAAATCCATAAATACCTATGCCGGACGGACATATGAAAATTTTTTAAGAGAGTATGAAACGGCCAAATTTAAGGCTATACAAAAGGTCTCTTTATTTTTCGAAAAGCTTGATATAAAGCTAGCCTCAAACTATGAAAACGCGCTCAAACTCGCGGTTTATTTTATAAAACAAAAGATAGAAAAGACGCTAGAATCGCATCTGCAGATGAATACACCACTTTATATTCCAAGCGTAAAAGATGTCTATGAGCGCATGCTTGATGCGTTTAGCCTTTATGAGTTTGAAGCTTTAATGTGTTCAAATAGCTCGTTTTTAAATAAAATTTTGCTTGATATAAAAAGCGATTTTAATGAAATTTATACTTTAAAAATAGCAATGCTTGATGGCTTAAAAGCAAGAGTTAAAGAGCAAATTTCAAAGATTGAAGAGCTTTGTGAAAATTCATTGCTATTAAGATAA
- a CDS encoding molybdopterin-dependent oxidoreductase, with the protein MKRRDFLRLSALGAASLQANELGSAEQALFDKQSGLSANKFGPFYVKTIAGRVVETVPFEGDAYPNELNNAVIDYIQNESRVKYPFVRKSFLANPNNPKPELRGKEEFVRVSWDEAIKLSAKVLKENFDKYGAEAIYGQVYQWGSLGKVGHSQKTAKRLLNVLGGYVNELGGYSYGAATVIMPHVTGFVDPALAPTKWEAILKNAKTIVFWGTNPVVSNKIAIGVPLHNSYKYYDEIRKKGESGEMKIYSVDVYHNDSAKYFNSKYLEVVPCTDTAMMIGMCNYLYEKGLYSKEFIEKYTVGFDKFKEYMLGTKDGVNKNLAWASKICGVSEQDLAKFSEDLAKNDSVIISGYAIQRQDHGEMAYWVLVTLNAMLGHIGKEGCGFVTNDGMHKNADESYIAPKLAAFETKVPQKFIDSGLVPKTKGYEMPNSRLIDALLSPGKEITRNGKSYKLPKIRVMFNANGSTFTRHPDANRAIKAMRNVNAIITCEPFWTSTAKFSDIVLPAALEYERTDIEMANSTSEYLFAMKPLVKPFGESKSDFEIARLIAKEWGREEAFSEGKSELEWVKTIYEDTVKKSAELGYESMPSFEEFWEKGYFRFDKVDEKKRYFTNYKKFRDDPVANPLKTPSGKIEIYSETVAGFGYDDCPPHAAWLEPFEWLGAKNKKYPIAISGAHSKFRLHSQLNNSVLRNFNEIAEREPVLINPKTAEARGIKMGDVVRVFNDRGEILCGAFVTEDVPQNVVIVSEGAWYDPEKPGEKSLCLHGNLNVLTKDVPSSKMSQSNTAHTSLVNVEKFKGVPKRVTAFNAPKIGIMHA; encoded by the coding sequence ATGAAAAGACGAGACTTTCTAAGATTAAGCGCATTAGGCGCGGCTAGCCTTCAAGCAAACGAGCTTGGAAGCGCAGAGCAAGCGTTATTTGACAAACAAAGCGGACTAAGCGCAAATAAATTTGGCCCATTTTATGTAAAAACTATAGCAGGGCGCGTGGTTGAGACCGTGCCATTTGAGGGCGATGCTTATCCAAACGAACTAAATAACGCAGTCATTGACTACATCCAAAATGAGAGCAGAGTAAAATATCCATTTGTTAGAAAGAGCTTTTTAGCCAATCCAAACAACCCAAAACCAGAGCTTCGTGGTAAAGAAGAATTTGTGCGTGTGAGCTGGGATGAAGCGATAAAGCTAAGTGCAAAGGTTTTAAAAGAAAATTTTGATAAATACGGTGCTGAAGCGATCTACGGACAGGTTTATCAGTGGGGTAGCCTTGGCAAAGTTGGCCACAGCCAAAAGACCGCAAAAAGGCTACTTAACGTGCTTGGTGGCTACGTAAATGAGCTAGGTGGCTACTCATACGGCGCAGCGACTGTCATCATGCCTCACGTCACTGGCTTCGTCGATCCTGCGCTAGCGCCAACAAAGTGGGAGGCGATCTTAAAAAATGCCAAAACGATCGTATTTTGGGGTACAAACCCAGTCGTTTCAAATAAAATCGCCATTGGCGTGCCGCTTCATAACTCATATAAATACTATGACGAGATCAGAAAAAAAGGTGAGAGCGGTGAGATGAAAATTTATAGTGTTGACGTTTATCACAACGATAGCGCAAAATACTTCAACTCAAAATACCTTGAAGTCGTTCCTTGCACCGATACAGCGATGATGATAGGTATGTGTAACTACCTTTATGAAAAAGGGCTTTACAGCAAAGAATTTATAGAAAAGTACACCGTTGGCTTTGATAAATTTAAAGAGTACATGCTTGGCACAAAAGACGGAGTCAATAAAAACCTAGCTTGGGCAAGCAAAATTTGTGGCGTTAGCGAGCAAGATCTTGCTAAATTTAGTGAAGATCTAGCTAAAAATGACTCAGTGATAATTAGTGGCTACGCCATTCAAAGACAAGATCACGGTGAGATGGCGTACTGGGTGCTTGTGACACTAAATGCGATGCTTGGACACATCGGTAAAGAGGGTTGTGGCTTTGTCACAAATGACGGTATGCACAAAAACGCTGATGAGAGCTATATAGCGCCTAAACTAGCGGCTTTTGAGACGAAGGTGCCACAAAAATTTATTGATAGCGGGCTGGTGCCAAAGACAAAGGGCTACGAAATGCCAAACTCAAGGCTCATAGACGCGCTTCTAAGCCCAGGCAAGGAGATAACAAGAAACGGTAAGAGCTATAAACTGCCAAAGATTAGAGTGATGTTTAATGCAAATGGCTCGACTTTCACAAGGCATCCTGACGCAAATAGAGCGATAAAAGCTATGCGAAATGTCAATGCTATCATCACTTGCGAGCCATTTTGGACAAGTACAGCTAAATTTAGCGACATCGTCCTGCCAGCTGCACTTGAATATGAGAGAACGGACATCGAGATGGCAAACTCTACAAGCGAATATCTATTTGCGATGAAGCCACTTGTTAAGCCATTTGGTGAGAGTAAGAGTGACTTCGAGATCGCAAGGCTGATCGCCAAAGAGTGGGGTAGGGAAGAGGCATTTAGCGAGGGTAAAAGCGAGCTAGAGTGGGTCAAGACAATATATGAAGATACCGTTAAAAAGTCTGCCGAGCTTGGGTATGAGAGCATGCCAAGCTTTGAGGAATTTTGGGAGAAGGGATATTTTAGATTTGACAAGGTCGATGAGAAAAAACGTTACTTTACAAACTACAAGAAATTCCGCGACGATCCAGTGGCAAATCCGCTAAAAACGCCATCTGGCAAGATAGAAATTTACTCTGAGACGGTCGCTGGCTTTGGCTATGATGACTGCCCACCGCATGCAGCTTGGCTTGAGCCATTTGAGTGGCTGGGCGCAAAAAATAAAAAATATCCTATCGCAATCAGCGGCGCGCACTCTAAATTTAGACTTCACTCGCAGCTAAATAACTCTGTACTTCGCAACTTTAATGAGATCGCAGAGCGCGAGCCAGTGCTTATAAATCCAAAAACAGCCGAGGCTAGAGGAATAAAGATGGGCGACGTGGTGCGTGTGTTTAATGATAGGGGCGAAATTTTGTGCGGTGCCTTTGTGACTGAGGATGTGCCACAAAATGTCGTAATAGTAAGCGAAGGTGCGTGGTATGACCCTGAAAAACCGGGTGAAAAGAGCCTTTGCTTGCACGGAAATTTAAATGTGCTCACAAAAGACGTGCCATCAAGCAAGATGAGCCAGAGTAACACCGCTCACACAAGCCTTGTGAATGTCGAGAAATTTAAAGGCGTGCCAAAGCGCGTGACAGCATTTAATGCACCAAAGATCGGCATAATGCACGCATAA
- a CDS encoding dynamin family protein, whose amino-acid sequence MDEFLNHAWHLNKIYANTDASVPFYPDLLALLLSCDEKNLDEFMALAEFRTILKKLGVGLDIFSIQSAQLATLKALNEAKISSDELVTHLQKLCDEKIIGHKKFDFLIKFISKNSNQNKAEISNVKPKDHFHKSLDFLNEINEKASMLYEDKEFLLALKNAKKRSNETLFNIAVSGVINSGKSTLLNALLNKSVLGTSNVPETINLTILKHASNSHAKVNFYSQDELEKLGLSSENLPASSVEISLDEIKNYTSSSSKTANLVKSVELYDDLELLRDNVCIIDTPGIDDAIILREQITTNFMKECDLLAHLMNASQSATQKDALFLKKCLENSHIVRVAIVLTHADELDAKDINETLNYVKKAIGEQINDIKIDYFALSAKAYLDGALNSGVPEFKEYLYDVLFGKDSKKSALILSSYQKELQNILKTKLEATKAEILELKAFTLELEALQNEQANIKNSLNENFTKLERLLESELKKLGDKNAKDIYKMGLEALLQNLNEKLKSEIAYCKSKRENLNLKRLTQIAKTTLCDGVAALMREARNETLVQIKSCEQNIALSFDGFKVSENKIFSINDFLKQMGVELDFGELLDELEAKILNKNEPDEALLSLRQNLLNNKSISQFCEMLAEYEKKLLKERVKAYEMSQKEALNQRLLVLNEKLNELNLQNQSSISKLKQKTSLQDEIYSLLEDIKNV is encoded by the coding sequence ATGGACGAGTTTTTAAATCACGCTTGGCATTTAAATAAAATTTACGCCAATACTGATGCGAGTGTGCCTTTTTACCCAGATCTACTGGCGCTTCTTTTATCTTGTGATGAGAAAAATTTAGATGAGTTTATGGCCCTTGCCGAGTTTAGAACTATCTTAAAAAAGTTAGGCGTAGGACTTGATATATTTAGCATACAAAGTGCTCAGCTGGCCACGCTAAAAGCGCTAAATGAGGCAAAAATTTCAAGCGATGAACTCGTAACCCACTTACAAAAGCTATGTGATGAAAAGATAATTGGCCATAAAAAATTTGATTTTTTAATAAAATTTATAAGCAAAAACTCAAATCAAAATAAAGCTGAAATTTCTAATGTAAAGCCAAAAGATCACTTTCACAAGAGCTTAGATTTTCTAAATGAGATAAATGAAAAAGCAAGCATGCTTTATGAAGATAAAGAATTTTTACTAGCTTTAAAAAACGCCAAAAAAAGATCAAACGAAACGCTTTTTAACATCGCAGTAAGTGGCGTCATAAACTCTGGCAAATCAACGCTTTTAAATGCACTTTTAAACAAATCCGTCCTTGGCACTTCAAATGTGCCTGAGACCATAAATTTAACCATCTTAAAGCACGCATCAAATAGCCATGCAAAGGTAAATTTTTATAGCCAAGACGAGCTAGAAAAGCTTGGACTTTCAAGCGAAAATTTACCAGCTAGTAGCGTAGAGATCAGCCTAGATGAGATAAAAAACTATACATCTTCAAGCTCAAAAACGGCAAATCTCGTAAAAAGCGTTGAGCTTTATGATGACTTGGAGCTTTTAAGAGATAATGTCTGCATTATAGACACTCCTGGCATAGATGATGCGATCATTTTAAGAGAGCAAATAACTACAAATTTTATGAAAGAGTGCGACCTCTTGGCTCATCTCATGAATGCCTCACAAAGTGCAACGCAAAAAGACGCACTATTTTTGAAAAAATGCCTTGAAAACTCGCACATCGTAAGAGTTGCTATCGTGCTAACTCATGCTGACGAGTTAGACGCAAAGGATATTAATGAAACGCTTAACTACGTAAAAAAGGCGATCGGCGAGCAGATAAATGACATCAAGATAGATTATTTTGCCCTTAGTGCAAAGGCTTATCTTGATGGTGCTTTAAATAGTGGCGTGCCGGAGTTTAAAGAGTATCTTTACGATGTGCTTTTTGGTAAAGACTCTAAAAAATCAGCTCTCATTTTAAGCTCATATCAAAAAGAATTGCAAAATATTTTAAAAACAAAACTCGAAGCCACAAAGGCTGAAATTTTAGAGCTTAAGGCCTTTACTTTAGAGCTAGAAGCTTTGCAAAACGAGCAAGCAAATATCAAAAATTCTCTTAATGAAAATTTCACAAAACTTGAAAGGCTTTTAGAAAGCGAGCTAAAAAAACTAGGTGATAAAAATGCAAAAGATATCTATAAAATGGGCCTTGAAGCACTACTACAAAATCTAAATGAAAAGCTTAAGAGTGAGATCGCTTACTGTAAAAGTAAAAGAGAAAATTTAAACCTAAAACGTCTTACACAAATAGCAAAAACTACACTTTGTGACGGAGTTGCAGCACTTATGAGAGAGGCCAGAAATGAAACTTTGGTGCAGATAAAGTCATGCGAGCAAAATATCGCTTTAAGCTTTGATGGCTTTAAGGTGAGTGAAAATAAAATTTTTAGTATAAATGACTTTTTAAAGCAAATGGGCGTAGAGCTTGATTTTGGTGAGCTTTTAGATGAGCTTGAGGCTAAAATTTTAAATAAAAATGAGCCAGATGAAGCGCTTTTAAGTTTAAGACAGAATTTACTTAACAATAAAAGCATATCGCAGTTTTGTGAGATGCTAGCAGAATATGAAAAAAAGCTGCTAAAAGAGCGAGTAAAAGCTTATGAGATGAGCCAAAAAGAGGCTTTAAACCAAAGACTTTTGGTGCTCAATGAAAAACTTAATGAGCTAAATTTACAAAATCAAAGCTCAATTTCAAAGCTTAAACAAAAGACTTCCTTGCAAGATGAAATTTACTCACTTTTAGAGGATATTAAAAATGTTTAA
- a CDS encoding M99 family carboxypeptidase catalytic domain-containing protein, giving the protein MRKFLLFLLTFTTASLANTLDYALIKKGEPSENTMLLIGGIQGDEPGGFLAASIVATDYNITKGSLWVVPNLNFPSIIERSRGTKGDMNRKFAHVDKNDPDYNSVMKIKDVITDKNVTLILNLHDGSGYYRDKFINKDENPDKWGNTCIIDQSTLPGSKYPELENIASSVKDVLNKHLIDQKHQYHIKNTHTAMGDKEMLKSLTYYAITQNKSAFANEASKNLNAEQRTYYHLIAIEEYMKKAGISFTRPFNLDVKSVKKAIEKEIRLELENSYAISLKNLKPLINFVPLKKGELNYSSPNPLIAVIKENGSFKVQYGNRFVTRLKPQYFEFAKPLDEISLISDGSELALKSGDKFSVKKSFKVKALKNVRVNVIGYGTKSVDESEQEVAKNSLSKSYSIDKDGKIYRVEFYKSEDGKEKFAGMILAEFR; this is encoded by the coding sequence ATGCGTAAATTTTTACTTTTTTTACTAACCTTTACCACTGCTAGTTTAGCCAATACTTTAGACTATGCGCTTATCAAAAAAGGTGAGCCAAGCGAAAACACGATGTTGTTAATCGGTGGCATTCAAGGCGATGAGCCGGGTGGCTTTTTGGCAGCCTCTATCGTGGCAACTGACTATAACATCACAAAAGGTTCGCTTTGGGTTGTGCCAAATTTAAATTTCCCAAGCATAATCGAGCGAAGTCGTGGCACAAAAGGTGATATGAATAGAAAATTTGCCCATGTAGATAAAAACGATCCAGACTATAACTCAGTGATGAAGATAAAAGATGTCATCACCGACAAAAACGTCACGCTCATATTAAATTTGCACGATGGAAGCGGATATTACAGAGATAAATTTATAAACAAAGATGAAAATCCAGATAAATGGGGCAATACTTGCATAATAGACCAAAGCACGCTTCCTGGCTCAAAATATCCAGAGCTTGAAAACATTGCTTCAAGCGTAAAAGACGTGCTAAACAAGCATCTAATAGATCAAAAACACCAGTATCACATCAAAAACACGCACACTGCGATGGGTGATAAAGAGATGCTAAAAAGCCTAACTTACTATGCTATCACGCAAAATAAATCAGCCTTTGCAAACGAAGCTAGTAAAAATTTAAATGCCGAGCAAAGGACTTATTACCATCTAATCGCTATTGAAGAATATATGAAAAAGGCTGGCATTAGCTTTACTAGACCGTTTAATCTTGATGTTAAAAGCGTAAAAAAAGCAATCGAAAAAGAGATCAGACTCGAGCTTGAAAATTCATACGCGATAAGCCTTAAAAATCTAAAGCCTTTAATAAATTTTGTCCCACTTAAAAAAGGTGAGTTAAATTACAGCTCACCAAATCCGCTAATAGCTGTCATAAAAGAAAATGGTAGCTTCAAAGTGCAATACGGCAACCGCTTTGTTACTAGATTAAAACCACAATATTTTGAGTTTGCGAAGCCGCTTGATGAAATTTCACTAATAAGTGACGGTAGCGAACTTGCATTAAAAAGTGGCGATAAATTTAGCGTGAAAAAGAGCTTTAAAGTAAAAGCACTCAAAAACGTGCGCGTAAATGTCATAGGATACGGCACAAAAAGCGTGGACGAAAGCGAGCAAGAGGTGGCTAAAAATAGCCTAAGTAAAAGCTACAGTATCGATAAAGACGGCAAAATTTATAGAGTCGAGTTTTATAAAAGCGAAGATGGCAAAGAGAAATTTGCCGGCATGATCTTAGCGGAGTTTAGATGA
- a CDS encoding putative quinol monooxygenase, translating into MIGFYVNVKLKAGCEAKFEEILKEIVPASRKDKGCISYECGMVVGSKSEYCFMEIWEDLASQKEHMKSVHMVKNAATLEACKESQEVKIVNFVSVKE; encoded by the coding sequence ATGATTGGATTTTATGTAAATGTAAAGTTAAAAGCTGGATGTGAAGCGAAATTTGAAGAAATTTTAAAAGAGATCGTGCCAGCTTCAAGAAAAGACAAAGGCTGCATAAGCTACGAGTGCGGCATGGTTGTGGGCAGTAAAAGCGAGTACTGCTTTATGGAAATTTGGGAAGATCTTGCAAGCCAAAAAGAGCATATGAAAAGCGTTCATATGGTGAAAAACGCAGCTACGCTGGAGGCTTGCAAAGAGAGCCAAGAGGTAAAAATAGTAAATTTTGTAAGCGTAAAGGAATAA